The genomic window AATAAATTGTGTTTTAGACTATGAAAATGATTCTATTTCTAATCATATAAATGATACTTACAAATCTTCAAAAGAATTAGGCAATATTAATACTATAAAAAAAATGTGTGAAAGTGCTCAAAAAACTATAATTTGGTTAGATAAATTAGGAGTACCATTTTCAAGAGATAATAGTGGGAAAATAGCGCAAAGATATTTTGGTGGAACAAAGGCTAAAAGAACTTGTTATTCTTCTGATTATACTGGTCTTAAAATTATTCATACTTTATATGATAATTGTATTAAAAATAATATAGAATTTTTAAATGAACACACTTTAATTGATCTAATTATAAATGAAAATAAATACTTAGGAATAAACGTTTTTAATCTACTAAGTGGTGAAGTAATTGATTTATATTCCAAAACTCTTATAATTGCAACAGGAGGCTATGGGAATATATATTCAACCCATACAACAAATAGTGTCTCAACTACAGGTGATGGGCTTGCAATTGCTTTTAAACATGGAATTAAACTATCAAATCTAGAATTCATACAATTTCACCCTACTGCACTTAAAGGTACTAATACTTTAATTAGTGAAAGTGCTAGAGCAGAAGGTGCTTTTTTGATTGATGATGAAGGAAATAGATTTGTCGATGAATTAACTACAAGAGATGAAGTGGCAAGAGCTATTAAGATAAAAATAGATAATGGGGAAAATGTATATTTAGATATGCGACATATTAATGCTAATATAATAAAAGAGAAAATGCCCCAAGAACAAAAACTTATAAAAGATATTATGAATCTAGATGTTCATAAGGATTTGATTCCTATTGTTCCTGCAGTGCATTATACAATGGGTGGCATTTTAACTGATGTTTCATGTGAAACATCAATAAAAGATATCTATGCCTGTGGAGAAGTCGCGCAGAATAATACACATGGTGCAAATAGACTAGGAGGAAATTCCCTATTAGAAATTATAACTTTTGGCAAAATAGCGGGAAATAATGCTGCTGAAATATCATTAAAAAAAGAGACAAATATTCCTAATAAAATAGAATTCAATGTAATAAATCTCATACTAGAAAAAAAGCTTGGAAAGTCTATTTATAAAATAAAAAATGATTTAAGTGAAGCAATGTTTAATTATGCAGGATTATATAGAACAAATAATGATTTAAAAAAACTTCATCTTTTGATTAAAAAATTTGAAGAAGAATATAAAAATACTGGAAT from Arcobacter sp. F2176 includes these protein-coding regions:
- a CDS encoding FAD-binding protein; amino-acid sequence: MYDVIIVGSGGAGLSAALSAKEKTNKVLVISKTYPTHSQTVQAQGGINCVLDYENDSISNHINDTYKSSKELGNINTIKKMCESAQKTIIWLDKLGVPFSRDNSGKIAQRYFGGTKAKRTCYSSDYTGLKIIHTLYDNCIKNNIEFLNEHTLIDLIINENKYLGINVFNLLSGEVIDLYSKTLIIATGGYGNIYSTHTTNSVSTTGDGLAIAFKHGIKLSNLEFIQFHPTALKGTNTLISESARAEGAFLIDDEGNRFVDELTTRDEVARAIKIKIDNGENVYLDMRHINANIIKEKMPQEQKLIKDIMNLDVHKDLIPIVPAVHYTMGGILTDVSCETSIKDIYACGEVAQNNTHGANRLGGNSLLEIITFGKIAGNNAAEISLKKETNIPNKIEFNVINLILEKKLGKSIYKIKNDLSEAMFNYAGLYRTNNDLKKLHLLIKKFEEEYKNTGIENKSKKYNKNIVDYIELGNLLILSKLVCQSALKRRESRGSHFRKDYKQINKEYQKISTIQNIKERVEYKLEEAL